Part of the Cupriavidus basilensis genome is shown below.
TCCTGGATGGTGATGCCGGCCTCGGCAAGGCTATGTCCGATGGTGCGAACTGGGACGCGGTGGCTGCGACGCTCGGCAGTGACTTCCATATCTGCCGGTTGACTTTCAAGAACCACATCGGTTGCGGCCACACGTTCGCGGCGATTGATGGCGCCTTGGCGTTGAAGGCTGTGCTCGGCATCGATTCCAGCAAGATCAGACGCATCCACGTCGCGACATACCGGCCCGCACTCGATATTGCTTGCAATCTGAATCCGAAGACCGAGAATGAGGCCAAGTTCAGTTTGAAGTACATTGTCGCGACCGCTTTGGCATTCGGCAGCGTGCGGCTTGCAGCCTACACACCGGAAAGGATTACTGACGCCGAAACTCGCCGACTGATGGACTGCATGACCATTGAGGTCGATCCGGAGATTGACGCGGCGTTTCCCGGAAAGCGCGCTGCGAACATCCGCATCGAGACTGTCGACGGGCAAGTTGCCGAACACTTCCAGCCGAATCGCAAGGGCGACCCTGAGGATCCTCTCACCGATGCGGACCTCGATGCGAAGTTGCTCGAGCTTGCATCTCCTGTTCTGGGGCAATCCGTGGCAGAGAAGCTTGCTTCAATGCTTTGGCGTATCGACCGTGCGACAACGGTGGATTTCGCACGGTAACCCATAAAAACAAAGATCAGGAGGAGACAGAATGCGTAGAAATTTCTTGAGGCTGGCCTGCGTTTGCGCAGCGTTCTCGGCGCTGCCCGTCCTGGCCGCATCGTACCCGGACCGTCCGGTTCGAATTGTCGTCCCGTTTCCTGCAGGTGGCGGAACGGATGCCATTGCAAGGTCGCTCGGCGAAGCGCTGTCACGTCGCCTCGGCAAGCCATTCATCGTCGAGAACAAGCCGGGCGCGGCGTCCATCATGGGTTCGGACCAGGTAAGCAAGAGCCCGGCGGATGGGTATATGCTGCTTCTGACGACGAGCGCGTTCGCGATTGTGGCAAGCGTTGGTCCCAAGCTCCCCTATGACGGTACGCGCGCGTTCGAGCCGGTCGCGTCATTGGGGCGCGCGCCTAACGTTGTGCTTGTCCGAAAAGAGAGTCGGCTGACATCGATGGAAGACCTGTTGCAGGTTGCCAAGGCGTCCCCGGGGAAGCTGACATATGGCTCGGCTGGCAACGGAAGCTCGGTGCATCTGGCTGCCGAGTATCTGCAGGCG
Proteins encoded:
- a CDS encoding Bug family tripartite tricarboxylate transporter substrate binding protein codes for the protein MRRNFLRLACVCAAFSALPVLAASYPDRPVRIVVPFPAGGGTDAIARSLGEALSRRLGKPFIVENKPGAASIMGSDQVSKSPADGYMLLLTTSAFAIVASVGPKLPYDGTRAFEPVASLGRAPNVVLVRKESRLTSMEDLLQVAKASPGKLTYGSAGNGSSVHLAAEYLQAMSGIRLIHVPYKGSAPQFADLLAGHIDAAFATMASSASLIRDGRVRALAVTSADRSPTFPGVPTVGEVGVKGYSADVWYGVFAPKGTPPAIVQVLYQAIASASASGPYRERLTREGVTGKVGSPQELTATVDQEVARWKSVAKERNIQFD